ATCACGCAGGGCGCGCGGGTCGTCGCCGAACCGCACGACATTGCCGACGATCACGGCAGCGTCCGCCTGGCGACCATCGCCACGTACGGCGACACGCGGCACACTCTGGTCGACAGGTCCGGATACCACGGACCGTACTTGCCCGGATATATCAGTCGCACATCGTCATTCGTCGCCCGCGATGGTGCCCCCGAGCGAATCTTCCAAGCTCTCGATCACGTGGTCGGGAATGTGGAACTCGGGAAAATGGACGAGTGGGTCGACTTCTACCGGCGCGTCATGGGGTTCACCAACATGGCGGAGTTTGTCGGTGGCGACATCGCGACCGACTACTCAGCGCTGATGAGCAAAGTGGTCTCCAGCGGCGATCACCGCGTCAAATTCCCGCTCAACGAACCCGCCATCGCGAAGAAGCGATCACAGATCGACGAGTACCTGGAGTTCTACCAAGGTCCAGGCGCCCAACATCTGGCGCTCGCCACTTCCGACATCCTGACCGCCGTCGACGCACTTGTTGCCGAAGGAATCGAGTTTCTGTCGACACCGGCGTCGTACTACGAAGATCCGGAACTGCGCGCCCGGATCGGTAAGGTGCGGGTCCCCATCGAAGAGCTGCAGAAACGTGGCATCCTCGTCGATCGAGACGAGGACGGCTATCTCCTGCAGATCTTCACGAAGCCGATTGGCGATCGACCCACCGTGTTCTTCGAACTCATCGAACGCCACGGATCACTCGGTTTCGGCTTGGGCAATTTCAAGGCACTTTTCGAGGCGATCGAGCGCGAGCAGGCGCTGCGTGGAAACTTCTAGGTATCTGCGCTCCACTGCCACACAACCGACGGGCGACCCGTTGCACTGACCCGCACACGCTCGTCGGTACGTTCCAGTCCGGGTAAGGATTTGAGCGTGCGGTTGAGATTGCCGGGGTCGGGGCGGGCGCCGGAGAGTTCCTCGGCGACGGCCAGCGCGTAGGACGCCGGGAACGACGCCCCGGTCAGAGCCCGAGTGAAAACCTGATCGCGCCACAAGAGAGAGTCCGCCAGGATGGGCCGAGTATCCGCGACTATCCGATTGTGATCGAAGGCAAGATCACCCGGGTTGTCCCAGCTCACCCATTCGGGAGTGATGTCACCGGTAGGCACATCGCTGGGCGTGATGATCGCCCACATCGTCACCGACAGTGTCGGACCACGCGGGTCTCGGTGGGGTTCGTCGAACACCGCCAACTGTCCGCTCGCAAGAATCGCGTCGTCGGGGAGCCCGAGCTTGGTAGTTACTGCTCGCCGCGCCGCATCTTGGAGTCGTTCACCCGCGCCGAGCAGTACACCGGGCAACGCACGCTGCCCGGTGTACGGCTCTGCCTGCCGCTCGGCGACGGCAAATCGCAAGTGGCCCGGTTCCGGATTGCCGAAACGCAGAGCGATGACGTCGATCGAGACTAGTGACTGTTCCACGCCATCCATCATGCAGGCACGCCGGCGCGAAGCCGACGATCGGCCCGGTCTGGTCCGTCCGAGGTAAGCACTACCGGAACCGCGATCTCGCTGCCGAGGTAATCGACGAATTGGTCGACTTCATCCGGAACTTCCCGCGGCACAGTCGACATGGTCCGCAGCGCTTCGGTCAACGCTGCCTGATGTTCGAGATCCTTCCACTTTCCGACGGGTATCGACGTGCACCAGTCGTACCTGTCCACACCCTGGATCGGAGTGCCCGCCGACGTTGCACGTTCCAGCGCGTCGAGGTGCGTGAGAGCCAAACCGTCGACGCCGCCACTGACCTCCACCGCGTATCGCAACAACATCGTGTCGAGGTGCCCGACCCGAAATGAGCCCTGGTACTCGCCGACGCCGTTGTGCGGTTCCGGCAGGGCTGCCCCGAGCGCTCTGTCTTCGGTGGGAAACGGCCCGGCACCGTGACGCGTGGTGTACGTGCGGGTCACGCCGAGCACATAACTCTCCCTGCTCATTTCGGCGATCATTGCGCGGGCATTGGACGGCTCCACCGTCGACCAAGTGGTATGCGGGTGAAATCCACGCCACTCGTCGAGGAGGACACCTTGCGCACCTTCGAAGACCAGTCGACCACGGGCACCGATGGACTCCAACGCTCCAGGTGCGACAATATCCACTACCGCAGCGAATTCCGCGTACATGTCGACCATGTCCACTAGTGCGGGAAACCTGTGACGACCGCCGGAGATCAACCTCCCGTAGTACTCCGCCAGGTTCTCGAGTTTGCGCGCGAGCCCATCCGGTCGTCGGCAGTCACCGACGGTCGGCGCGTCAGGGCGGTCGAGCGCATACGCTGCCGTCTCACCGATTCCCTTGCCACACGAGCCGTGCCGGTTGCCACCTCGCGCATCCTCACGAGCCCGGTTGGCGGCCACGTGAATCGGCGTCGTCAACAGTGCCCGACCGTCGACGGTCAACAGGTCGAATGGATCTTGTACGCCAACGGCTTCCAATGCTCGCGCTTCCCTCGCCAAGGAGATCGGTTCGACGAGCACGAACTTCGAGAGAAAGGTAGGAATGCCGTTGAGTGTTCCCGATCCGAATTGCGAAAAGGTGTGGTGACGTTCTCCGTTCACGACATTGTGAGCGGCTTGCGCCCCTCCGTTGAACCGAACGACTGCCGCCACATCGAGATCTGCCTGCGGTGAGCAGAGCCAGTCGACCGTGGCGCCCTTCCCGGCGTCACCGAAGCCCAGGTCGACAACAACGATGTCACGATCACCCAAAGCGTCCATTGTGTCCTCCTTCAGTCTGTGTCCTCCTTCAGTCGAAATCGACGTCATCCGCGCCTGTTCCGAGATCACTCGGCAAGGCGGCCACCCGTGCGGGAGACTTTTTCGTGATTCTCGCCAGCGCCTTCCCGACAGTCGTGGCCTCTGCCGTCGATCCCACATCCCGGAGGTCAGCCAACCCGTCATTCAAGTCGATGCGGTCTTCACCGATCCCCACGGTCAGGGCAATGAGTTCACACACGGCCGCGGGATCGTCGAGCTTAAGGAAACGCTCCCCCAACAGATCCGTCCAGTGGCCGGCGATCTCCGGATCGTTGTAATACGACGACTGGTTGGGCAACACGAAGTAGACGTTCCACTTTTCCTCCAGTTCGCGATACACCGAGGGAACGGAAATGTCCCGTCGAACCTTGTCGCCGATGACGTCGCGAATGTGACGACCCGACAGTCGCGGCTTGTTCAATTCGTCGCCGATGATGAACAGATAGCCTTTGCGTCCCCGCTTCTCCCAAGCGTCGGTGCTTGTGTGGCGGGCCATGAAATAGGCTGCCAGTTCATAGCTTTCCGATTTCTGACCACCACCGTTTCCTTCGAGGAAGATGGTGCGCAGCTGCTCGTCCATCGCATTGCCCGACTCGAATTGCCCTACCTGCAGCGGCACCCGATCGGAATCCGCGTCGCCGATCCCACCGAACAGAATCTGAGGATCATCTGCATAGCCCTTGCGTTGCAGCAATCCGTGCAGCTTCCCGAGCTTGTCCTGCATGATGCGCGGAACGGCGCCCATCGAACCTGTGACGTCGAAAAGCACTGCAATAGGTAAAGAATCAGGGTGCCCGTTCGAATCGCGGCACTCTCGTGTGTCTACGCCGAACGGATCGAGAGTGGGATCTGCTTTCCAACTGCTCCGCGGACGCGACCGGAGCGCATCCGTGTACCCGAAATCGTCGACACCGCGCGCGGCACGAAATGTCTTGCCCGCCAAATACGTGTTGTCGTCCCAGTATCCATATCCCATGATGATCACTGCCTTTCAGATTGTGGGGACGCTGAACGCCCGGAATGTTCGTTCGCCGTACAGAAGCTCGAGGAGTTCGTCGAACTCGCCGAGAAGGTCGACTGCGTCAGGTCGCAGCCGTGGATTGTCTTGCATACACCCCAGCGCGAAAGTGTTCATACGACTGGGAATTCGATCACCGAGCATGAACGTCATCAGCCGATGCGCCATGTAGACGTCCCATCCCGGAGAAGCCACTTCACCGAGTTCCGGCGGGTAGGCATCTCGGCAGGAACTGATCTTCGCTGCCGGTCGCATCCCCGAACGAGTCGCAAACGACCAGCCCACCAGCACCACTCCATGCAGATCAGGCTGTATCAACACGTTCTCTTCCACGATCGCGGTATGGACCCAACCCGCCTGGTGGGCTGCCGCAAGTGCCCGCAACAGGCGTCGGTGCATCCAGGCCCAATCTCGTGGATCGAGGCCGTCCGGGTAGGCGCGGCGTACATCGGCAAGGGTGACAAAGCCGGTAGAGCGATCATCGAGCACATTGATCCGGCGAACTTCCCCCGAAGCCGGGTCGGCTGCCGAAATGCGGTCGATCAGCGTCGGAGCGTAAGGCGCCCCGTAGATGCTGGTGAGGGCCGACCTTTCCGCTTCCATCAGCAGGTTTGCTCGCCGACTGCGAGGGATCTTCAGAACAACTGGTGCCCCAGACCGGTCCCGCGCGCGGTACACCGTCGACACCGAACCCCGAGCAACAAGATCACCCAACACGTACTCGTCGCTATCCCCGACGTATGTCACCGCGGAATGCGCTGCTTCCGATTCCGCCAACCAACTGCGGTACAACTTGTTCAACCGAGTTGTCGCGGCGGCACATCGCGCGACATCACCTGCCTGCGCCCGATCCGGATGGACCGCAGCAACCAAGCAATGGAATTGACGCTTCGCCTGCCGGCGCGATTCCGAATCCGCGGTGGCACTTCCGAACAGCTCGGTCGAGGTTGTTGCCGCCTCGACAGTTTCGAGATCGTTCTTGACCGTGTTCATGTGTTTTAGTCTAAGTGACTAAAACGTATTGCGCAAGATCTACTGCACGGCCACACTCCGTTCACCCGACTCGTGTTCAGTTACAGAGGCGATACTCTCGCCGACTCACTCGGATCGTCGGGCACGTTCCTGCCCGTGAAGGGAATTCATCATGGCCAGCGTTACTTTCGACCGCGCAACTCGTTCATACGGGGGTACCGATCGCCCCGCACTCGACCAACTCGAGTTGGACATCGCAGACGGAGAGTTCCTTGTCCTCGTCGGCCCATCGGGATGCGGGAAGTCGACTTCTCTGCGAATGCTTGCCGGACTCGAACCGGTTGATTCGGGTCGCATCCTGATCGGTGATCGCGATGTCACCGACGTGGAACCTCAGCATCGCGATATTGCGATGGTCTTCCAGAACTACGCGCTCTATCCACACATGAGCGTGGGAGCAAACATGGGCTTTGCCCTCAAGATCGCCGGGGTCCCGAAGCCGGAGCGGGAAGCTCGAGTGCTAGAAGCCGCGAGGGTGCTCGATCTCGAGCAGTATCTCGATCGGAAACCGAAGGCGCTGTCGGGTGGACAGCGGCAACGAGTTGCCATGGGTAGGGCCATTGTTCGCAATCCTCAGGTATTCCTGATGGACGAGCCGCTCTCCAATCTCGACGCCAAGCTGCGCGTTCAGACCCGCACACAGATCGCCTCTCTGACCCGGCGACTCGGTGTCACCACCGTGTACGTCACCCACGACCAGGTCGAGGCAATGACCATGGGCGACCGTGTTGCGGTACTCAAAGACGGTGTGCTCCAACAGGTAGACACACCTCGCCGACTCTACACCAGCCCCGCCAACATCTTTGTGGCCGGATTCATCGGCTCACCCGCGATGAGCTTCATCGACCTCGACCTCGACGACGGCGAGATGTCACTCGGCGGGACAGCGTACCGCGTTCCACGATCCGTCGCCGACGCGTCACTGACTCCCCACGTCACAGTGGGTATCCGGCCGGAATCTTTTGTGCGGGTCGAGAACGGAATTACAGTCACCGTCGACGTCGTCGAAGAACTGGGGGCCGACGCATTTGTGTACGGCCACACCACTATCAACGGCAAGCGCCATGAGCTGGTGATTCGAGAAGAAGGCAATACCGCGCCGCCGATCGGAGCACAGTTCGACGTGCTCCCCGTAGCCGAGAGTATGCACCTCTTCGACCCGACCACCGGCACCCGCCTGTCCACCGATGACACGGCCGTACACGTATAGGCCCTGATTCACGAAGGTCCCGCCGCGGTTCGTCAGCGGCGGGACCTTCGCGTCTTCAGATGGACTGCAGTTCGAGCGATGCTGCCCGCCCAGCCACCAACTCCTCGAGATCCGTGACCGACTTGCCGGCCAACGTCGCCCACAGGACAACGCCGGGATCTTCCTGCAGACTCACCATGTTCGGGACGCCCACTGCGACGGCACCCGCAGCAATCGCCGACGCCAAACCTGGGATCGAATCCTCGATCGCCACAACCTGATCCATGGAGATCGGACCCGCCAGGGCCGAAAGATCTTCTCTGGCCCGCAAGTACGGCTCCGGGTGGGGCTTACCGCGCTCCACCATGTCTCCGGTAACCATCAGCTGAAATGTTCCGGGTGGGAGCGCGCTTGCCACAGCCTCCGCCAGCGGCGCCTCACTCATCGTCACCAGCACACAGGGGATTCCGGCCGCGCGAACCTGCGCCAACAACTCTCGGGCGCCCGGACGCCACTCGATCGACTGCCGAACACCCGCCACGACGGCGGCCACCAGCTCGTCGACGATCTCGCGGATGGGCAGATCTGCGCCCGCCGCTTGAAGGACCGCAGCAGAGTCCGGTAGGGCCTTCCCCACCAGCGCTGTTGCCTGTTCGTCAGACCACTCCACTCCGTACCGCGACATCAAGGCACGCTCCGCCGCAAACCAACTCGGCTCGGTGTCCACCAACGTTCCGTCCATGTCCCAGAAGACCGCTTGCAGCATCAGGACTTCCCTTCCTCTTGTAGATCGACACGATCGGATGAAGCGACGCGCACCACAACACCCTGCGCACGAATATCCTCGATAATCCCCAGCGGCGCAGCGTCATCGGTGATCAATTCGTCGATCACATCCCACCCACACACTCGATGTAGCGAGGTCTGCGCCAATTTGGAACTGTCCATCAGCAGAACCCGACGGCCGGCGCACCGGATCATCTCCGCTTTGAGCCGAACCACCTTTTCTTCCTGGTGGTACATGCCGTCTCGATCGGCGCTCGACGTCGAGAAGTACAAAGCGTCGACGCGCAGCTCACGAACTGCTTTGGCTGCGCCTTCGCCGACAAACGATTCATGGCCGGAGTCGAAATCGCCGCCGATCGCGGTCACCGAAATGCCGGTCACTTCGGATAGTTCACGAAGAGATGGCAGATAGTTCGTCACGACCCGAAGTTCTTCGATCTCGATCAGATGCCGGATCATGTGGGAGGCGGTGGTGGAATCGTCGAGCATTATCACCTGCCCCGGTGCAACCTCGGTGGCAGCAGCAGCGCCGATCGCCAACTTCTGTTCAGTGGCGATACGACGCCTCAGCGGTGCCGCAATTTCGTAACTGCTGGTTCGTTCGATGCTGACGCCACCCCTGAACTTCCGGACTATGCCGCGACGTTGGAGTTCGTCGAGATCACGGTGGACCGTCATCAACGAGATGTCGAAGTGAGCGGCCAGCGATTGCGCGGACGCCGATTCATCTGCCATCAGGCATTCGAGAATGCCGTCCAACCGTTCTTGCCTGGTGTGGGTGATCAATCGTCGACTCATCCAATACCTTGCTGTTGCTGGTGTGATTACACGTCATTTATATCACTCTTCCTGATATGAATGCTCGATGAACGAGTTGAGAATCTTGGGCGTGACAAACTGAAATTCCAGCTCCGCCGGCATCGGCACCGTCATGCCATAAGTCATTAAATCTGCTGCACAACAACATATTTACTAACTTCATCACTCATCACCACCTCTTCAAAGATGCCCGTTTTGACCATTTGACGGCCACCGGCCCGAGTGAAACGATCACTGCGATCAACGAAGACGTAACAGCGTCGATGTGATCTTCACCGTCTCGCATCAAGAAAGCGATACCCCCGGAAGAAATGGTCTCGACATGTCGTTGACAACTCAACGCCCGGCACCGCCGACGGTCTCCACTCCTGCGAGTCGCGGATCGACCCGGGGTCGCCCTACTCGAAAGCGTGATCGCAAGGGCTACAAGCTCTTTGTGCTCTTCACCTTCCCGAACCTCCTGTTGATAGCGGTCTTCGCGTATTGGCCCGTAATCGGCAATATCTATCTCAGCCTCACCGAATGGGACATGATCGCTCCGACGCCGCTGTTCGTCGGCATCGACAACTACACCAAGTTGTTCGGTGATCCAGCGTTTCTCCGCGTATTACGTCTGACCTTGGTATGGGTTGTTGCGATTGTCGGCATCAGCCTCACCGCGGGACTCGCCCTGGCGTGCCTGTTCAATCGCCAATCCCGAGGACGCGCAGCCGTTTCCGCTTTGGCATTCTCACCACACATTCTCTCGGGCGCCGCGGTAGCCGCGATCTGGTTGTTCATCTTCGATCCGAACTACGGACTGTCCCGAGCGCTGTTCGGGTTGTTCGGAGCAGATTCACCGCACTGGACGACGTCGAGTTCGTGGGCGATGCCCGCGCTGATCATCGTCTCGATCTGGAAAGGTGTCGGCTTTGTAGCCATCGTGTACGTGGCCGCACTTCAATCGATGCCCGCCGACGTCCTCGAGGCGGCTCGTCTCGACGGGGCAGGTGCCTGGCAGACATTCCGGCACATCACCATGCCGCTGCTCTCACCGACAACGTTCTTCCTCCTCATCACACAGGTCATCAGCGCCTTTCAGTCCTTCGACGTCATCGCGATGATGACCAGTGGCGGACCCGCAGGCGCCACAACCACTCTCAGCTGGTTCATCTACCAAGAGGGATTCAAGGCATTCAGTGCCGGCACTGCCGCCGCCGGATCCATGGTGATGTTTGTCGTCCTGATGGGCGTCACAGTGTTCCAAATGCGATTCGTCGAGAAGAAAGTGCACTACTGATGTCCGCACCCAGCAGAACGACAACCCCGACAAAAACGCGCATTCGCTTTCGCCTGTCCTGGATCGGACTTGTTGTTGTCGGCCTTGTCTTTGCCATCCCGTTCTACTGGATGATCTCGTCGGCCTTCAAGCCGGAGAGCGAGATCTACCAGTGGCCACTGCAACTCGTCCCCAGCCGCCTGGCGTGGGAGAACTTCAGCCACGCGTGGAATGCCGTTCCGTTCGGCGACTTCTTCGTCAACTCACTGATCGTCACAATCGTCGGTGCCACCGCGAAGGTCACCTTGGCAATTTTCAGCGCCTACGCCTTTGCGTTCCTTCCCTTTCCGGGTAAGAAGTGGCTCTTCCTTGCGGTCTTGGGAGCCTTGATGGTGCCGGGACACGTGACGCTGTTGCTCAACTACATCACCATCGGCAATCTCGGATTGATCAACACATATGCGGGAATCATTCTGCCCGGACTCGCAAGCGCCTTCGGAACATTCCTTCTACGCCAACACTTTCTGAGTCTCCCGAAGGAAGTCATGGAGGCAGCAGAACTCGACGGCGCCGGGCACATCCGCAAGCTGTTCTACTTTGCATTGCCGATGTCCGTTCCCGCGGTCGTCACCGTTGCGCTGATCGCTGTCATCGACGAGTGGAACGACTTCATCTGGCCTCTTCTCGTCACCAATTCCGTTCAGATGCGCACTCTTCCCATCGGTTTGATGGCACTCAAAGAGAGTGAGGGTGTGGACAACTGGGGCGCAATCATGGCAGGCACCACCATGGTTGTCCTCCCCATGCTGCTGCTCTTTCTCTTCGCTCAGCGATTCATCGTCGCCGGGCTTGCCGGAGCGTCTGTCCGACGCTGATCGGTTTTCCGACCTTTCCCTGCCAGTTCAGCATCTTCCAGGAGATAACCACCATGTCGCTTTTTGCCCGATCAGGCTCCGCGCAGAAGCCTGTGAACATCTCTCGCCGCAGCTTTCTCACTGCTGCCGGTATGACGGCGATCGCACTACCCGTCCTCGCGGCGTGCGGTAGTCCCGCCGGCGGTACGGCGTCATTCTCGGCGCCGGACGTCAAGGCCCCCAGCGAATTTTCCGGGAGGACCAACGTCGTCATCTGGAGTCCGTGGTCGGGTAACAACCACGAGGTCTTCACCGGAGTGGTTGACGGATTCAACCGCTCACAATCCGATATCTACGCAGAAGTTCAACAGTTCAACGGGTACGACGGCGTCACCGAGAAGATCGCCGCCGGTCTCCAGGCCAGGCAGATCCCCGATATCGGCGTCTTCTCCGACGTCTCGTGGAACAAATTCTTCCTCAACGACACACTCGAACCGCTCGGCGGATACTTCGACAACAACTTCGGCCCGAGTACGTTCAACGAGCGTCTGTTCACCGAGGGTGTTGTCCGCGGCGAGTCCTACTGGATCCCGTTCGGCCGATCGACGCCACTCTTCTACTACAACAAGGAGATCTTCTCGTCCGCCGGGTTGCCGGATCGCGCCCCCGCCACCTGGGATGAATTCCGTTCGTGGGGAAAGCAAATCAGCGGCCAGAACTACAACGGCAACTCGCTGAAGATGCGCGCGTACACCGGCGCCGACGACTGGTACATGCAGGGATTGATCTGGAACTTCGGTGGATCGATCTCCGACGGCCTCGACGTCACCGTGGACTCGGCCGCTGCGATTGCCGCAGCAGAGTTCGATCGGGCTGTGATCAACGACGACAAGATCGCGTACCTCGCGCAGGAGATCAACAACGACTTCATCAACGGCCAGGTCGCAACCATCACGAACTCCACCGGCTCCCTGACCGGACTGATCAAGGGCGCTCAGTTCGAAGTCGGTGCCGGTTTCCTGCCTCAACAGAGCACACACGGCGTGCCGACCGGTGGTGCCGGACTCGGAATCATGAAGAACGCCAGCCCCGAACGCAAGGAAGCCGCCGCCCAGGTACTCGCGTATCTGTCCGGCGAGGAAGCATCGTCGACCTGGACCGTCGGAACGGGGTACCTGCCGTCGACCATTTCTGCGGCAAATTCCACCAAGGTCCGCCAGGTCATGGCCGATAACCCGAACTACAAACTGGCCGTCGATCAGCTCGAGCTCGCCCGCCAACCTGACGCAGTTCGACGGTACGTCCAGAGCACCATCACGGAAATGCGCACCGCAATTCAGAAGCTGTACACCGAAAATGCCAACGCCGAAGCAACTTTGAAGGCAACGGCAACCAAGCTGCGCGCAGACACAGATTCCGTGCGCAAACTCTACGAAAGCAAGGTGGCCTGACCATGCGATCCGAATCATTCACCTTGGTGGGCCATCGCGGCGCCATGGCTTACGCACCCGAGAACAGCATCGCGTCATTTCGCCTCGCGGAGGAGATGGGTGTCGACGAGATCGAACTCGACGTGCGATTGACCGCGGACGGCGTTGCGATCGTGCTCCACGACGCGACGCTCGATCGCACTGCCTCCGACGACTCCGGGCGCGGACTCGGCCCCGTCGCCGAACTGACCTTCGATGCGATCAAAGACATCGAATTGGACTCCGGACGCGGGGTCTTGACCTTCGACGAGGCGCTCGACAACACCACAGTGACCTTGCAGGTGGAGATCAAGGCCATCGAGGTGGTGCCGGAACTCGGACGGATCGTGGCGGCACGCCCGGAAGACGCTCAGCGCATTCAGTTCACGAGCTTCTCAGCCGAGGCTCTGCTCGCTGTCGCCGAGGCCGCACCGTTCATACCTCGCGGACTGATCGTGTCCGAGTATCCGGCCGCCGACGCTCACCCCGCCGGCGTCGAATCCGTTCTTGCGGCCACCGGTTCGGGTGCCTTCTACTGCGGCTGGAACGGGCTGACCGCAGAACTGGTCCGCGACCTCCACGAAACCGGATTGCAAGTTCACGCCTGGCCCCTGCGCACACCGGAGGACGCCGAACGAGCTCTCGAACTCGGAGTGGACGGCACGACCACGGATTTCCCGGCGGAAGCCATCGAGTGGCTCGACAGCGCGCGGCAGAATTACCCCCAGCGCGACTGTCCGCCGTCGAGCGGGATGGTTGCACCCGTCAGATAGCCGGCATCTTCGCCGACCAGGAAGACGACGGCACGCCCGATGTCGGTTTCGGGATCTCCGACGCGACCCAGCGGGATTCCCGCGACAAAGGCTGCCGCTTCTTCCGGGTTCTTGTCCATCCACCACTGCAGGGCCGGTGTCTGCGCGTGGGGCGCAACGTTGAGGACACGGATGTTGTCCTTGCCCCACTCGCAGGCCGCGGCGCGGGTGAGTGCGCGCATGCCTTCCTTGATGGAACCGTAGGCACCGTAGTTACTGGCATCCCAGCGCACTGCTGCGGAAGTGACCATGTTGATGATGACGCCGCCGCCGCGGCTGTTCAGGTGGGGGTACGACGCCTGCATCATGCGCAGGGTCGCGAGCGGTCCCGTCGCGAAGGAGCGCTCGAAGTCTTCGTCGAGCACCGTGAGCAACGGGCCGGGCTTGCAGTCGTTCGCGTTGTTGATCAGGATGTCGATTCCGCCGAACAGTTCGACGGTACGGTCCACTGCTGCAGTGATGTCGTCCTTCTTGCTGACGTCACAGACGACTACCTCGCCGCGGGCACCGATGTCGGCGAGAAGTCCACAAGTGGTGTGGAGCTTGGATTCGGTGCGACCGGCTACCACAATCTCGGCACCTTCCTTGGCCAGGGCCAAGGCTATGCCTTGGCCGATTCCCTGACCTGCACCGGTGATGAGTGCAACTTTGCCGTCGAGCTTGCCCATGTGATTGCTCCAATGTCCTTTTGTGCGAGGGGACTGGTCGATTCTGGTGACCGCCGGTGTTGGTCGTCTACACTCAACGAACTAAGCAACCAAGCACTTGCTTGACCCTATGACGGCCGGCACTGTCGCGTCAATCACACTGGGCGGCAAATCGGCTCGGCCCCAACAGCAGGAAGGCTCCACCGTGACACTCCCCAACCCCGTCGATTTCAGCGGACGCTCGGTGATCGTCACCGGCGGCACCAAAGGCATCGGCTTTGTCATCGCCGAAACCTTCCTAGCTGCCGGAGCAAACGTGCTGGTCTGCGGCCGAAACGAGCCGGAAAAGCTGCCGTCGGCCGACGGCCGAACCGCTGCATTCAAAGCCACGGACGTTCGCGATCCCGCGGATGCCGCAGCCCTCGTCCAGGATGCCGTTGACCGCTTCGGCCGCTTGGACGTTCTGATCAACAACGCCGGCGGCTCCCCCGATGCCGACGCAGCCACCGTTTCCCCTCGCTTCGTGGAGAAGATCGTGGCCCTGAACCTGCTGGCACCCTTCAACGTTGCCCAGGCTGCAAACGCAGTAATGCAGACGCAGGACAACGGCGGCGCCATCATCAACATCGGCAGCGTCTCGGGCATCGACCCGCAGCCCGGCACCGCGGCATACAGCGCCGCCAAGGCCGGACTGTTGGTCCTGACAAAGGCTTTGGCGCTCGAGTGGGCACCCAAGGTCCGTATCAACCACATCACGACCGGCCTGATCCGTACGGAAGCCGCCGCAGAGGTCTACGGCGCCGACGGCGGAGCGGCCGTCACCGAAATCATCCCGATG
The nucleotide sequence above comes from Rhodococcus sp. KBS0724. Encoded proteins:
- a CDS encoding DeoR/GlpR family DNA-binding transcription regulator: MSRRLITHTRQERLDGILECLMADESASAQSLAAHFDISLMTVHRDLDELQRRGIVRKFRGGVSIERTSSYEIAAPLRRRIATEQKLAIGAAAATEVAPGQVIMLDDSTTASHMIRHLIEIEELRVVTNYLPSLRELSEVTGISVTAIGGDFDSGHESFVGEGAAKAVRELRVDALYFSTSSADRDGMYHQEEKVVRLKAEMIRCAGRRVLLMDSSKLAQTSLHRVCGWDVIDELITDDAAPLGIIEDIRAQGVVVRVASSDRVDLQEEGKS
- a CDS encoding carbohydrate ABC transporter permease, yielding MSLTTQRPAPPTVSTPASRGSTRGRPTRKRDRKGYKLFVLFTFPNLLLIAVFAYWPVIGNIYLSLTEWDMIAPTPLFVGIDNYTKLFGDPAFLRVLRLTLVWVVAIVGISLTAGLALACLFNRQSRGRAAVSALAFSPHILSGAAVAAIWLFIFDPNYGLSRALFGLFGADSPHWTTSSSWAMPALIIVSIWKGVGFVAIVYVAALQSMPADVLEAARLDGAGAWQTFRHITMPLLSPTTFFLLITQVISAFQSFDVIAMMTSGGPAGATTTLSWFIYQEGFKAFSAGTAAAGSMVMFVVLMGVTVFQMRFVEKKVHY
- a CDS encoding carbohydrate ABC transporter permease, translating into MSAPSRTTTPTKTRIRFRLSWIGLVVVGLVFAIPFYWMISSAFKPESEIYQWPLQLVPSRLAWENFSHAWNAVPFGDFFVNSLIVTIVGATAKVTLAIFSAYAFAFLPFPGKKWLFLAVLGALMVPGHVTLLLNYITIGNLGLINTYAGIILPGLASAFGTFLLRQHFLSLPKEVMEAAELDGAGHIRKLFYFALPMSVPAVVTVALIAVIDEWNDFIWPLLVTNSVQMRTLPIGLMALKESEGVDNWGAIMAGTTMVVLPMLLLFLFAQRFIVAGLAGASVRR
- a CDS encoding ABC transporter substrate-binding protein; its protein translation is MSLFARSGSAQKPVNISRRSFLTAAGMTAIALPVLAACGSPAGGTASFSAPDVKAPSEFSGRTNVVIWSPWSGNNHEVFTGVVDGFNRSQSDIYAEVQQFNGYDGVTEKIAAGLQARQIPDIGVFSDVSWNKFFLNDTLEPLGGYFDNNFGPSTFNERLFTEGVVRGESYWIPFGRSTPLFYYNKEIFSSAGLPDRAPATWDEFRSWGKQISGQNYNGNSLKMRAYTGADDWYMQGLIWNFGGSISDGLDVTVDSAAAIAAAEFDRAVINDDKIAYLAQEINNDFINGQVATITNSTGSLTGLIKGAQFEVGAGFLPQQSTHGVPTGGAGLGIMKNASPERKEAAAQVLAYLSGEEASSTWTVGTGYLPSTISAANSTKVRQVMADNPNYKLAVDQLELARQPDAVRRYVQSTITEMRTAIQKLYTENANAEATLKATATKLRADTDSVRKLYESKVA
- a CDS encoding glycerophosphodiester phosphodiesterase family protein; its protein translation is MRSESFTLVGHRGAMAYAPENSIASFRLAEEMGVDEIELDVRLTADGVAIVLHDATLDRTASDDSGRGLGPVAELTFDAIKDIELDSGRGVLTFDEALDNTTVTLQVEIKAIEVVPELGRIVAARPEDAQRIQFTSFSAEALLAVAEAAPFIPRGLIVSEYPAADAHPAGVESVLAATGSGAFYCGWNGLTAELVRDLHETGLQVHAWPLRTPEDAERALELGVDGTTTDFPAEAIEWLDSARQNYPQRDCPPSSGMVAPVR
- a CDS encoding SDR family NAD(P)-dependent oxidoreductase, translated to MGKLDGKVALITGAGQGIGQGIALALAKEGAEIVVAGRTESKLHTTCGLLADIGARGEVVVCDVSKKDDITAAVDRTVELFGGIDILINNANDCKPGPLLTVLDEDFERSFATGPLATLRMMQASYPHLNSRGGGVIINMVTSAAVRWDASNYGAYGSIKEGMRALTRAAACEWGKDNIRVLNVAPHAQTPALQWWMDKNPEEAAAFVAGIPLGRVGDPETDIGRAVVFLVGEDAGYLTGATIPLDGGQSRWG
- a CDS encoding SDR family oxidoreductase codes for the protein MTLPNPVDFSGRSVIVTGGTKGIGFVIAETFLAAGANVLVCGRNEPEKLPSADGRTAAFKATDVRDPADAAALVQDAVDRFGRLDVLINNAGGSPDADAATVSPRFVEKIVALNLLAPFNVAQAANAVMQTQDNGGAIINIGSVSGIDPQPGTAAYSAAKAGLLVLTKALALEWAPKVRINHITTGLIRTEAAAEVYGADGGAAVTEIIPMERMAVPSDIANSCLFLASSLASYVTGTDIAVHGGGEYPARYLATHPELFTRTSS